The Marinomonas sp. CT5 genome contains the following window.
TGTTGCACATCCGAGAGACCTTCCATTAGAAATTACACTAATAGAAGATCAGCCCTTTCCTCAAATAACTGAAGATCGAGCTGGGTTTGTCGGTATTACATATGTCACCCTTCGTCCTTTTGATAATGGGCGCTCGGTTAGAATTACATTGGAAGAGATAGACCCTAACTTTTGCGTGTCTGGCCGTATTGTATCGTGCAATAAAGAGAACGATGGCTATCACATCGCCATAGAGTTTCCAACCGCAGAAGAATGCTACTGCGTTCGCATGATAGAACAACTTTCTCAGATCGAACATTATCGACGTCAAGCCAAAATGGCTGGTCGACGACTCAACTACAACGAAGCGGCCGCCGAATGGATACAGAAGTTTGCCGCCAGTTTTCCCGCTTTCACTTTATAATAAGACACCATGACAACCACTCTTTCTCAACGTGATATTGATATCATCACTTCCCAGCTAGGACGAACGCC
Protein-coding sequences here:
- a CDS encoding energy transducer TonB produces the protein MEFVAHPRDLPLEITLIEDQPFPQITEDRAGFVGITYVTLRPFDNGRSVRITLEEIDPNFCVSGRIVSCNKENDGYHIAIEFPTAEECYCVRMIEQLSQIEHYRRQAKMAGRRLNYNEAAAEWIQKFAASFPAFTL